The sequence below is a genomic window from Ctenopharyngodon idella isolate HZGC_01 chromosome 11, HZGC01, whole genome shotgun sequence.
TCTGAAAAATTATTCTTGCGCAGTGTTGggaaacttttacttttaaaagtaatccattacaatattactccctaaaaaaagtaactaattgtgttactttttatggaaagtaatgtgttgcattacttttgcattactttttctcatctgagctgggctgtttgtgtttttttggcaaatgtaaaggccctttcacaccaaacgttaaatgaataagccttagggtgaaggaaatgcaaattcatgtctgtacagtagagggcgcagctcaaacaaacaaacacctcAGCTGTACTGCAATTGACCCTTtgcgggagtttgattgacaggcgatctaaccaatcataacgccaaatccgccattttgtccgacaaagcagtcaggggagttagtagattaacgttggtggacttgaacttgaaaaatgatgtgtactgacgtctttctgtggttcattcatgtttatttgatgatataaattaagagatgatcggttcgtGAGCTGCTTGATCTGAgacgctacagcgatctgtcacggcacattaaagagccacaaaatggtatttatttaaatttctttaaaaattacaaaatttgagacttCGTTTCATATCAAAAGCAACCTGCTCTGTTTTGTCTGTCGACGCATTGTCAGcttcctctttgctccgcgttGTATTTTTCGCTGCGTGAGAAcgtgtgtggcgtgagagcggcatggcttgtcggacatagcaacagtaactaaaggaggCGGGTCTTCGCAAACAGTCAATTCTGGATCACATAAGAATAGGACTTACATAatagtaacttgcgttacttatttgaaaaagtaactcatttgctgtaaataaaagcattgcgttactttactagttacttggaaaacataatctgattacgtaactcaagttacttgtaatgcgttacccctaAAACTGTTCTTGAGTGCTAAATATCTAAATTGTGAGCTTGTATATATTAAAAGGGTTTAAATATGTCTTAAATTTTAGATTGGGTGAACTGTCCTCTTAACTATTCCTTTTTAATCACATTACAATTTGAACAATGATATAaggtttgttaacattagtttatgCATGTATCATGgactaaaaaaattttttttttttttacagcatttattaatataatgtttatatatatatatatatatattatataattactgttcattattagttcatgttaattatacaatttgcaaaaattaacagtaaaaaaatgaacaataacaaTGCTGTAAAAGTTTATTTCACGTTAGCTGCTGCATTAACTAGTGCTAATGTAAAGGGCTAACTAAACTGTGAAAATGTTTTCCTCCAGTGTAGTGAGTGATgcttatttcatatttaaacaaaGATATGCAGTGGAAACTCATAAGCAACAGGACTGAACCATGGGAGTAATCAGTTTTTGAGAGACCCTACCACCATTGTGTTGAGCAAAGCTGCTGCTGACCGCCATATGGTGTACACCAAACATACACTGTAATTTATggtgtactgtatataattaAGTGATCTATGCAGTGAAGTTGTTCTCTGAGAGCCTCTCTTAATAAAACAGCTAGCACTTCCCACCagataaacggagcaattccaaccAAGCTAAAGCTGTTGCTTACACAATTACAGGTTGAGAAAAGTGAAAAAGAGTGTAAAAGCTTTCATATGTTGGATATCTTATATAACCATTTGCAACTGTCCTTATATTTGCTATTATTTCAGTTCTGCAGATGATAATGTGATGTCAATGCATATAGACCTTTCTCCAAATTCGGCCTAGCAAAATGAAGTCTATGCAAGTCTGTTATGTTTTGCCATATTTATTCAGAGTCAAGCTGTGTGGAAAGCCAGATGGAGGGGAGCCATTCTGTAGTGAATGAGTGTACTGATGATGGGGCATTATTCATGTACAGCGTGTCATTTGTCCTGTTAAGATGTGATGGTTACACAATATTTTCGTGTTCGTTTTAAGAGTTACATGTGGTACTGAACTGCAGCATGGTAATTTTACATATTGGGGCATGTCATATTTGTCTTGCTAGTGCCCTGTACAGAAGTgtgtttgctaacatttttctCTACATATAAAGTAAAACAGTGCCTAAAAGACTCATGGTTACTTGTTAAATGGAATTAtttatgctgaaaaaaaaaattcaaataaattattttgttattctttAGTGCTAAATATCTAAATTGTGTACTTCTTATTCAGAAACACaggcagtgttgccaatttagtgATTTTGTCGCTAGATTTAGCGACATCCCCACCCCtgttgagacttttttcaaaagacttgtgacaaatctagcaacttcttggacaagtGAAGGCCTTATAGATTCAGAGAGATGCCCACTGacctatttttatgtttattagatcAGTGAACTCGCCATTATGACGTCATCTAGCGACATTTAGTGACCTGTTTTAGCTACTTTTAATTAAAAGCAGTTGGCAATGCTGTATAAAGGCCTACAGGAAAAAActtaaatcaataatattaaagggttagctcacccaaaaacaaaatttgtcattaattactcaccctcatgtcgttccacacctgtaagaccttcgttcatcttcagaacacaaattaagatatttttgatgaaatcagagctttctgacctcccaATAGACATTGTAAAAGACgctgtaaacacagtgcagagcttccaggttctacgtcagaacgccgactcattattggccggctccagCATCGCACGCATGCGTCATGATGTAGAACGTGGAAGCACTGCGCTGTCTATAACGTAACCAGCATCGGAGACTAAacagggaagagaaaaaaataaataaattgttgaataaagttatttttgtttttgcacacaaagtattcattgcttcataacattaaggttgaaccactgcagtcacatggactattttaatgatgtctttactacctttctggaccttgaaagtggttatGACATTGtctatagggaggtcagaaatctctgatttcatcaaaaatatcttaatttgtgttccaaagatgaacaaaggtcttacgggtgtggaacgacatgagggagagtaattgatgacagaatttccattttttggtgaactaaccctttaaatgaacaaattcaGGAAAATTGGAGTACAAATTCAtctttattcaatatttaattaaacactttttttacattacattttccCCCCTAATTTCATTAATAGGAGCAATCAACATGTCAGTAATTATGTTGCATTAAAAGTGCTTCTGTTGCACTGCAGAATACGGTTCTCACATACAGAGAAAAAGACTTTATAATGCATCTTTGACAGGGTCAGTGGGGTAGCAGCACCTTCCCTCTGCCAATGCAGTTGTGAAAACCCTTGGTCCCATCAGGTCCGACAGGCTGACGCACAACCAGGACACTCAAAGACCTCACAATCTGACTGGGCGTCAACAAGCTACCCATCTCAGGCTGAATGACCTGGGCGGCATTTTTACGTCTCTGGACCCACGGGCTGCTCGTGAACCCCAAGTCATCTGGGGAGAGCTCATCCGAGCCCTTGTACCTGCTGAAGGAGGATGTACCAGCTGCAGTGGGAGTGCTGCTGAGAGGATGCGTGGCCAGAGGAGAGGTCACATGACTGCAAGGAAAAAGCTTGCGAGGCAGGAGGGGGCTTCCAACGGGACTGCACAGAGGATTCCTGTAAGGGTCAGAGCGGAAAGTCGATATCCGCGGGATGGCGAGGGGACTGCCGTAGAGGGCCTGTGGGCGGGAGACTCTGCGATTGGGCCGGGGTGAGGCAGGGGCAAAATCGGACTCTGAAGAGCTGCAAACAGCCGAATCCTCCAAAGAATAAATGTACCGCCTGGCTTTTCTGTTAGGCTTTTTTAAACTGTCATTGTCAATACCTTCTTCTGACTCTTCCTCCACTAGGTTTTGGCTCCATCCTGGCTTACGAGTTCCACGGCTACCCAGCAGGACCACACAAATGCCCCTTCCTCCCTGCTCTTCTGCCTTCAGGGCCTCGTAGGCTTTGCGCGCGCCCTCAAGATACTCGTACTCCACCACAGCACACACTTTGCGCCCCAGTTCGAGGTGTTTCTTAGTATAGCGTTTCAGCTCTGCAGGGATCTCTTTTCCTGGCCGCAGAATGCGGAGAGAAGAAATGGTGCCGTAGGGGGAAAACACCCGCATTGCGGCTTCCATGATGCCTAGCTGCTCCCCACCCGGTGACCCATTTAACTCATCCTTGACTGGGCCAACGCCATCCAGGAAGTTCCAGGCCAGAAGCAGCTTGCTTGTGGGAATGCACAGCAGCCAGTCGGGCACTGGAGTCCTTCGTCGCACCTTGGTACCAATCTCATTCACTTCCAGCAGCGGAGAGGTTCTTGCAGCCGCCAGCGTGGTGCGCCAGTCTCGCGTGAGATCTCTAATCTAtgacaaaacaatgaaaagcACATTTCCTGATGACAACACTTCTACTCAGATCAAGATGATGTTGGTTAATTTAACCCTCATGTACTGTTGTGGGTCATTTTGACCCGTTTTGATTTTTGAGTTGTCGGAAACATCGGTTaacctatgtttttttttttttcttgaaattgtgactctcatttagggtcatgaacatgcatgcaaagtttcaacATGCTGATGTGTTTTGACATATACACTAAATTTTGGTTACTTTGGTGATGTTCACGGGTCAATTTGACctgcatattttaatgcactaaGGCAATTGTACAGACCCAAAATAACATGTCttggttatattttgttattttagttttttactaCCCTATGAAGCTAAAAAAGGAGCTTTTCCTCACTTatttcaatacaaaaaaaatatattttgtcagCCACATATGGTAAAAATGAGCTatccatttattttttcaatctATCTGAAATACTACattgtttttcttgaaattttgtgactttctcatttagggtcatgaacatgcatgcaaagtttcaacACGCGGATGTGTTGTGAAATGTGCGTACAGAAATTTTATACGTTCTTACTGTTTGTGGGTCAATTTGACCGGTATGGACAGCCATTCAAAATCAACTACAGACCCAAAACACTTCTGTGTTGTATGTCAGAACTCCTCAACTCTAGTCCTGAAGTGCCAGTGTCTTACAGAGTTTAAcagctttttattttcaaagtgtGTGAAAATATGAAGTTGTTTTACCTGTTAATTGTCTGtcccactttttgagcatagatatgaaaataacttttctaacttaaattgttaaaaatcttgAACACTTCAGAGAAGACTTAAGTTTGGTATCTTTTTAAAGGGAACACTTTACAGATTATtatagaagtaaaaaaaaaaaaaagttatagaagtttatgaaaatgtaaaatattttatacaaaatatattcaacTCTAAAACTTCAAGAAAATCAAAGTTAAACATCTGAACAAGTTCTGTGCTGAATTttaggttatttaaaaaaaaaagaaaagaaaagtttgtgcgcagtaccaaacttttccaCTAGATGACATCCAGACTCCACCAGTGACCATATAAGGACTCCATATATGgatttccatatatggtttgaACCATATTTTTCcaaacttttcaaaatatttatgaagtagacatcctattcagaagaAGCTTGTgcagtaatgttaatatttgatttgaatttgatccctaaaacacataaaaaaaacaaacagaaagaatCAGAGCGTGTGTTATAGTTTGGCACCACATCACAAATAAAGAATCCATTGCTATTTATCTAttgtcatttcttttgaaaatcagtcaccaaatatgaaaactagaGTCTAAATGCTTTCAAACGATGTCAAGATTACTTTAGGTTTAGACTAAGATATTGttgttataaattattaatggtAAATGTCCCACGAGGGGCAGTCTTAAAAATAGtggttaaaaataattgtataaatcataaattcagatatttattctttgtaatgtgtgaaaagtatttatattaaaagttttatgtaaaaataatttgtacATGATTGTATGTTTTTTCATAGTGTGATTTTTGGGGAATTGTATTGAATCCAATTAGGGTCAATTTGACTCGGACCACACAGGCAGTCGGCAGAAATCAAACATTGCATGAGGGTTATTCTCACCTTTTTGAAAGATGTCAGCAGCTTCAAACTAACATAACCCATCTTGTTTCTTTGGACATGTTTAAGCAGAAAAGCATCATCTGATAGATTTTCATCAGAAAGGTAGTTCTCGAGCTGGGCGGCAATTTTTTGTGTCAAATCATCATTTGGAGGAATCCAGAGTTCACCCTCACAGAACTCCTCTTCAAAAACATCAGTCAATTCAGTTGAACTCCTGAAAAACAGTGGTTTAATACATATATTTGGAATTAgcctacgttttttttttttagaaagctGCCCTCtgtgaatattaataatattaacacttaaaggattagttcactttcaaattaaatattgtgtatatgactttcttctttctgattttaataaatatcctgatgcatccgagctttataatggcagtgaacaggggtcacgagtatgagctgaagaaagtacatccatccacatccatccaacataaacgtactccacacggctcccggggttaataaaggccttctgaagcgaagtgaagcgtttgtgtaaaaaaaaaaaaaaaaaaaaaatccatatttaacaagttatgaagtaaaatatctagtatATACAacatacaaagaaagtgtaaaactcttgcagttcaaaaagcttatgctacgttctacgccttccctattcaacttatggaaaaagtgtaactgacacgacgtacgttgaatacggaaggcggtctagcggaagctagatatttcacttcataatttgttaaatatgttttttttttgtttgtttttttaaacacacaaatgcatcgcttcgcttcagaaggcctttattaacccctcatAGCCGTGTGGAATACGTTTATgatgatggatgtggatggatgtactttcttcagctcatactcgttggtcccgttcaccgccattataaagcttggatgcgtcaggatatttattaaaatatctccgattatgttcatcaaaaagaagaaagtcatatacacctaggatggcttgagggtgagtaaagcttgggctgattttcatttaaaagtgaactaatcctttaatgtaaagaaaaaaaaaaaaacttaaaatctaCAACTTATCAATTATCTAACCATTGTCTTACCCGTCCAAACTATCATTTAGCCCATCATCAGTGTATGAGAACAGCCCCTTTGATTGCTGAGTGTCTTCACAATGGAAGATGTCAGTAAAACCGGGTGAGGACATGCTGTTGACAAACTTTACATTGACAAAGGCTGAATTGTATTCgattaaactttaaaatatatatatatatatatatatatataattaaactgCGTTGTAAACAGCCTACCTGACGGCTTCCGTCTGCTTCCCCGTTTACCGCCACACATCCCCTGAAAACAGGTGATCCCTTTTTACAATACTGATTTAAACGTCCCTACGTCACAATTGAAAAAAGATGTCCATAGAAGGTATGcatagacgtcactttcccgccggaacgcgctccctcagctggactgagtggcaaaagaacctgctggatgactggatttaatagaggaaactgcgaaaacgcgagtaaaacaaacaattacactaaaggttgggctcgaaagtgttccttatgacatgtcaaagaaacctaatccatggatattgacatgcagccgggaatcgtgtttcctgacatttatatgtgcctgatttcgacgccggggaaatacataaagcaaatctgcctgtgaacgctttatataaatacaatataggaatcggagtgatcacttatatcaatgttatatatttcgtcatatcgtccagccctaaacttgtatagtttttctcagtgtttatttaaaaaaaaaaaaacacccaattatgcagaatataagatggtaaatatttaattgatgagttgtcaacacaatacattacaatacaatatatatagggtatgattttacctcaaaatccaacattttgacacaaaaagataactgcaaaacatgtttcttcacctggagtccagctgtttctgtgaattgcagcgacctatttgcttatttttttctgtagctttcagcagtctgtaaaaatatacctcagattttgtgtcaaagctatttgtacagtcagtcgcaaagctctttcccgttttggatgtgttttgtgtgtttttcgcggcattcacgctgaacaccaatgctgccactcagtcttttgccactcagtgggcgtaaccttagtcataacggtcgacggtgacgtcacgtgcatacccttgTTTTGTAACAAATCTGAAATTATTCGGGAGCGTAAATTCATAAGAAAAAAGGTTTAAAGACGtttgtcaatattttttttaaatcattttttgtgataatgacaAACAAGTTACTTGAGATTAAATATTAGATATAATGCACATGCGCACTGAACGCATATCGTCGATCGGAAGCATAAATAATTGAATGCCTATAGACCCAGCCATATTATTTACACTTAATGTCTCTTAATTACTCAATTAGGCCTACAGGCAGCCTCTGTTTCCAAGACCTCACTAATAGGTGTGTTAGTTACTTTGCAACCCATGGACTTTTAGAGACCCTGTAGACATGCAAACCCACCATGGACCCGACTTTTGTGTGTACTGTGAGGGATGAGGTGTCAAGATTAAGTGCAAAGTGTATTCCGAATGAATAGGTACCACGGGGGATCCGTGAGACGGTAGTGCAGGACTCCAACCCCCTACTCGGCTTCCTGTATATTAGAACTGTTAAAAGACAAGTTATTCCTCACGTAGCCTATGTGGCATTCTTCAAAGAGTACGACGAAGGAATCTGATGAAGTCCTGCTAATTATCTAACACGATTCACGGCCAATAAACACGCTCAGGATAATGTGGGCTCAACCATATTATAATTACAGTAACCGTTGCCTTCAGATGTAAGCGACCGGAAGTAGCCATATAGGCTGAAAAATACTAATAACaccgcagaaaaaaaaaacattttcacgtTTACTGAACGATAGAAGGAGATGATTTGACCTGCAAGGCAAAAAGAGTAAATCCAAGAAGCTAATTAAATGTGTAAGGGTGATTCTTCAGTTAgggatattttttattatttaaaaaaaaaaaaaaaaaaatcctaaataataataattgaatgaagatacttttaaacatatttagatATAAGTTTAGCATGTGCAGGAAGACGATGCATCagaatgtattaaatataaacatatgcTAATTTAGTTGTTATAGcacaaaatgtcaaatattaaaagagCTGGCCTGCTAACTGGGATAATAAGCCCTCTTGGATAAACTTTTACAGAATGTATAAATTACTTTTGCTATAAttcttattatatttttaaagtgtcattaatttaaaatgctaaataaactactgtattttgacaatttagttaataataattgaaCTGATGTCTGACAAAGCAGAATACCAGTATTCTGAAAGGTAAATTTACTGGCATTTgaatatttacttatttaattgcTCATATTTTAATTGAAGAAATGTCATTATAGCAACACTGTGAATGCAAATTGAATGAGTTCACCTAACTAAGGGGTTTAATAAAAGTGAAGATGTCTGAATTGTACATCTAATTCATGGAAATACTGAATAAAAACCctattaattacaataattattacatttagaaATATTAACACCAGTAACAACATGCCACTCTGGGTCATCttaattttatctttttacttcaaaataaaaagtataactTTTACTCCACAAATCTAAAAACATCCCTCATTAACAAAGAGATACTTTGATattcaaaaataatacaatttcacTATTTTCCAGAGACACAAAGTTAGATCAATTAAAACTGTTTCGGCTGAATAAAtctcacaaaaatattgttcagatgaaatgacaaaattaataGCGTAGCCATTCATCAAAAGTGCTGAGATGAGATTTTGTGCCGtcaggagaagaaaaaaaatgagggTGGGTCATCTTACCATCatcataatgtaaataaatgttacaCTTAGTTACATTTATGATTTCACTGTCACTGCCTTTACAGAGTGATCGCCTGACAGAATCTagcaaatctaaaaaaaaaaaacaattaataaaaataaagttatttttaaaactataatgaTTGTTTTGAAGCATTGTATGCTTTAAAATCACCCTAGAGGACAGAAAAGTTCCCCCAATACAAGAACTTACCCGTTTATGAGCCATTTTACAATTAGTTTGCAGTGACCCATCATAACCAGTAGGGGGCGCTCGTTGATAGACGATAGTTCTGCTGAAGTACTGATTTCTGAAATGCTTAGCTTGAACCTCACATCAGCactatttatcatattttatagaTTATAGCATTTTACTATTAATTCTAATTTATGTCATACAAAATTACAGTTAGTTTCAGATTCCAAGAGTGATGTTGTGATAATTTATAGATCatctaacagcagatggcgcatTAGAACATTGAATAGATTCAATTCAATCGATTAGAGTTACTGATTGATCTGACTGATATGATAGATAATTTGAGATTTATTTGAAGCACATAAATGCCATATCTGAAAGCGTTGCTGCAGGGACATCCACGCAATGTGctaaaatgatgacagagttgaCCCTGCAGGCATTTCTATTGGTGAAAGTAAATCGATCAAACAATTGAATGCCCCTTAAGATGTTGACCCCAGTGTTTGTGCAGTCGCGTTTCGTAACTCGAGCACAACAAGGTCCCATGATAACATCAACAGCTCTGATCCTGTGACTGTACCGTCTATAATTAGCCGGTGGAACTGGAACAGCCTGGGTGATGAAAGTTCCAGGTAACAAGGAGACAGAAACTCTACTACCTTCTAGAGCCTGCAGACggtttgtgttttgcaaaacaaAGCACTGGCTTCTGCAAAGATAGACTCAAATAATGCATTATTTCGTCACTGACTTTCCTCAGGATGTCAGGAATCACGAGTCATCACATAAGCCCATGTAAGGGAGTTTCACCAACCAGCTCGTGCAATTTCAGGACGTGGCAAAATGCTATAGATTTGAGAAACACAATGACTACATATGAAATGCACTTGcaattcaaaaatgaaaactgaattaTGGCTTCATTAATTTTTGTGCATGATGCAAAGGCTTCAGATATAACTGCAACATGCACATCGAAAGCAACTGGGAAACTCCATCATTTCCATAAGGAAATTCCATCGGTCTCAgtacaaacacatttaaagctACTAGTTGCTTGTTGTACTCGATGTTTGGGGAGAGATTCCGCGAATCAGCCCACGTGGGGTGAAAACAGGAGTTTCCCCCATAACCAATGGTTGAGCGAGCGCAAGCCTCTTGTGGAACATTTCTAACCAATCAGAAAGATTAGCGTTTTGCGAAGCCGCGCCCACTCGAAAGCGGTATATAAGCTCGCGTTTCGCTTGAAGTCGGCAGAAATAAATTCTCAGGCGCAGCGAAACGAGCAAAGGAATACCTGCAACTCTTAAGAGATATTTGGATTATACTTTGGACAAGCATACTTTGACTGGATTTTAATCTCCTGGAGACTTGTGGATTACTATTATTTGAAGCAAAATGACCCTGGAAGAAGTCGTTGGATGCAATATCACTGATAAAAAGTAAGTTCTTCTTATTGCATGCATGAATATCAACTGCGAATCGCAATAGTTGTCTTGCTATATAGACTGTCGCTTACCATAGTCGCATTTTTTTACAGAATGGACACCGTGAACCAAGCATTGGAAGAGCTGCTGGTAGCAGCACAGAGACAGGACTGTCTTACAGTCGGCGTTTATGAGTCTGCAAAACTAATGAATGTGTAAGTATATACTTATGTCTGACTTTACGCACTAGGCTGGTGTTACTATAACGCTTTATCCTCACAATCAGGAGTCTAATtgcaatttaatttgatttacaGTGATCCAGATTGTGTCGTACTGTGCGTTCTGGCCACCGATGAGGAGGACCAGGACGATATTGCGCTGCAGATTCACTTCACGCTCCTTCAGGCGTTCTGCTGCGACAACGACATCAACATCCTGCGGGTGTCTGGTCTGAGGCGCCTCGCGCAGGTGCTCGGCGAGCCAACCACCGTGGACAACAGCGAGCCTAGAGACTTCCACTGCATCCTGGTCACTGTAAGTAGACTTATAATTCGTTTGGCATATGCAACATGTAGTTCGAGTACATCTTGATGTCATATGACTTACGttgcattttatgcattttcacAGAACTCTCAATGCCAACCACTCAAATGCCAGGCACTGAAGGACGTGGGCAACTACTGTGAAGAGAGCCGTTGCAAAAACCAATGGATTCCTTATCTGTCCCTGCAAGAACGTTGAACGAGTCGCGATGCTATTGCTGCAAGGAAAGGATGAAAGAGTCATTCTCTGCGAATGAAAGCAAAAGGGGCTCTGCACCAGCCGCCGTTGACTGCTGCGTCACGTGAATGGGCTGTGAGAGAGAAAGTGGAGCTCTTGGAACTGTGCGCACGGTACATTCCACCCTGCCTCTCCAGCTTGTCGTGTCCTCCGTGGGGGGAAAAGTGGTCGTTTTGGTAGCGGAGGAACAAGTTGTGGGAAAATGAACTGCCTGTCGGCGCAAGCTGTGCTGGAGAACTTGCACGCGGGCGGCGTGGGCACGCGCGCGCCCCCGGCTTCATATGTGCAATGGGTTGGAAAGAGAGTGTGCGTCACTGTCGCTGACTGCGGGACGAACATTGTGAAATGTTGAGTGAATAATCTGTGTATAACTATGAACTGCAGTAGCATTTCTGCTAAGCTACAAATGGACTGCAATCGCTTCTGCACTGAGAAGAACAGTGTTTGTGGAACAAAATGAATTCTGCTGAGTTACATACATACTATGAATTGATCCTAGGCTAAGTTATTTCCAGTAATTTAAACAGAGTAATATATGCATTGCTTCTCTTGTCAAATGCAATATTGTTTCAATAAATTATTGTTTGAGAATTGTACTCTTCTGTCTGATGTTTTGCTTTGGGGGATTTAGGGGTGGTAGACAATTCCATAATGTTCCTTATTGGTGACACTAAAGTTTCAAAACAACATTAAGCCTCGCAGTTTCACTTACCTTGGtcaaagtttaaaataacaatttccTTGCAAATCCCAGTGTTCTTGCCAAATTTAGTCTGCACTGTACAGCAAGGACTGGGTGGGAATTATCCCAGTGAGGTGTGAATACATTCAGTGGAAATGGTAAGGAACGAGCCCTAAGTGACGTGCAAGCAAATCACAGTTTGCCAAAGGATAGTCTTTGTATCCTCTTGTCCTG
It includes:
- the gadd45ba gene encoding growth arrest and DNA-damage-inducible, beta a, which gives rise to MTLEEVVGCNITDKKMDTVNQALEELLVAAQRQDCLTVGVYESAKLMNVDPDCVVLCVLATDEEDQDDIALQIHFTLLQAFCCDNDINILRVSGLRRLAQVLGEPTTVDNSEPRDFHCILVTNSQCQPLKCQALKDVGNYCEESRCKNQWIPYLSLQER
- the larp6b gene encoding la-related protein 6b, which encodes MSSPGFTDIFHCEDTQQSKGLFSYTDDGLNDSLDGSSTELTDVFEEEFCEGELWIPPNDDLTQKIAAQLENYLSDENLSDDAFLLKHVQRNKMGYVSLKLLTSFKKIRDLTRDWRTTLAAARTSPLLEVNEIGTKVRRRTPVPDWLLCIPTSKLLLAWNFLDGVGPVKDELNGSPGGEQLGIMEAAMRVFSPYGTISSLRILRPGKEIPAELKRYTKKHLELGRKVCAVVEYEYLEGARKAYEALKAEEQGGRGICVVLLGSRGTRKPGWSQNLVEEESEEGIDNDSLKKPNRKARRYIYSLEDSAVCSSSESDFAPASPRPNRRVSRPQALYGSPLAIPRISTFRSDPYRNPLCSPVGSPLLPRKLFPCSHVTSPLATHPLSSTPTAAGTSSFSRYKGSDELSPDDLGFTSSPWVQRRKNAAQVIQPEMGSLLTPSQIVRSLSVLVVRQPVGPDGTKGFHNCIGRGKVLLPH